One Vairimorpha necatrix chromosome 7, complete sequence DNA segment encodes these proteins:
- a CDS encoding ubiquitin carboxyl-terminal hydrolase: MFKKNFAIQTIVFICLKNIIQTVEVFNVGTRNVVNPTTTNSEEQNSNTASSSNSSTLENEIYVIDGSDDTINEQNIAKICEENKYCGLYNLKYSCYANCILQSLIHIKRFREKIAECKEGEMILLLNEAIQEMQKNKIYNPKNLLDHIIKNYNILQDIHEFYLEFFAELTENKKGDTKISELDNLITGTTKETSKNEEGQIFERLNNFKNIFLPISTSDGAIIDNLEESLAQEFTNDGKSKKEIKKAPEILFLLINRFVFDKEKKKLKKYNGLFKFPKEIDFSPYCVDTTIENTYKLHSVIVHKGNSTFGHYYCNILIDGKWYEFNDYKNKMIGEKDAIEEQFGGHKEATNEMKNHSAYYLVYVKKN; encoded by the coding sequence atgtttaaaaaaaactttgcGATACAAAcaattgtatttatttgtttgaaaaatattattcaaACAGTTgaagtttttaatgttGGAACAAGGAACGTTGTTAACCCGACAACTACCAATTCCGAGGAACAAAATTCAAATACTGCTAGCTCATCGAATTCGTCTACTttagaaaatgaaatttatgtAATAGATGGATCAGATGATACTATTAACGAACAAAACATTGCAAAAATTTGTGAGGAAAATAAGTATTGTGGATTATACAATCTTAAATATAGTTGCTACGCCAATTGCATTTTACAATCATTGATTCATATAAAGAGATTTAGAGAAAAAATTGCTGAATGCAAAGAAGGTGAAATGATATTGTTGCTTAATGAAGCAATTCAAGaaatgcaaaaaaacaaaatctataatcctaaaaatttattagatCACATTATTAAGaactataatattttacaagatATTcatgaattttatttagaattttttgcTGAACTTACGgaaaacaaaaaaggaGACACAAAAATAAGCGAACTAGACAATTTAATAACAGGAACTACAAAAGAGACATCTAAAAATGAAGAGGgacaaatttttgaaagactaaataattttaagaatatttttttacctATATCTACATCAGATGGAGCAATTATTGATAATTTAGAAGAATCTTTAGCCCAAGAATTTACAAATGATGGAAAAtcaaagaaagaaataaagaagGCACCAGAGATCTTGTTTTTACTTATTAACAgatttgtttttgataaagaaaaaaaaaagctcaaaaaatataatggaTTATTCAAATTTCCTAAAGAAATCGATTTTAGTCCATATTGTGTGGATACAACAATAGAAAACACTTATAAACTACATTCTGTTATAGTTCATAAAGGAAATAGCACTTTTGGGCATTACTATTGCAATATTCTTATAGATGGTAAATGGTATGAATTTAATGAttacaaaaacaaaatgatAGGAGAAAAAGACGCAATCGAAGAACAATTTGGAGGGCACAAAGAAGCCACGAATGAAATGAAAAATCATTCGGCATATTACTTAGTATAcgtcaaaaaaaattaa